Proteins co-encoded in one Arthrobacter alpinus genomic window:
- a CDS encoding MFS transporter, translated as MDYTNSSAGRRPKSATAGQDGSTAPKISRPALMAVLVCWLLVVFDGYDLIVYGTVQSSLINDTGWGLTKATAGTVGSLAFAGMMIGAIFAGRLADKLGRRTTILGCSIAFSLFSVLCAFAPNAYIFGALRLLAGIGLGGLVPSANALVAELVPVKWRSAIATLMMSGVPIGGTIAALVGIPLIPVFGWPVMFMVAGLALVVVVPLGFKFLPKTPAPTSSTERGGFGALLKAPYLGASIFFALATLATLFAWYGLGTWLPNLMQMAGYNLGSALTFAVALNLGAVAGSVITAWAGGRFGPVPTGVVAAAVAAAALAVIVTGPPVGIVYAMLVLAGVGTHGTQCLIIAAVATRYPSHLRGTALGWALGVGRIGAVAAPQVGGVLLAAGMGVNSNFMAFAGAAAVAAILLWVISVRIKSTPESTPTSSISTSTVGITNI; from the coding sequence ATGGATTACACAAATTCTTCAGCCGGTAGGCGCCCCAAGTCCGCCACTGCCGGCCAAGACGGCTCCACAGCCCCCAAGATCTCCCGGCCAGCCCTCATGGCCGTGCTGGTCTGTTGGTTGCTAGTGGTGTTTGACGGCTATGACTTGATTGTCTACGGTACCGTTCAGTCCTCACTGATTAACGACACCGGCTGGGGACTGACCAAGGCAACGGCGGGAACGGTCGGTTCGCTGGCCTTTGCCGGCATGATGATCGGCGCCATCTTCGCCGGCCGTCTAGCCGATAAACTGGGCCGCCGCACCACCATCCTTGGTTGTTCCATTGCCTTCTCGCTTTTTAGCGTCCTGTGCGCCTTCGCTCCCAACGCATATATCTTTGGAGCCTTGCGTCTGCTGGCCGGAATTGGTTTGGGTGGACTGGTTCCCTCAGCCAATGCGTTGGTAGCGGAGCTGGTTCCCGTCAAGTGGCGCTCAGCCATTGCCACGTTGATGATGTCTGGTGTTCCCATCGGCGGAACCATTGCCGCACTGGTTGGCATTCCGCTGATCCCGGTCTTTGGATGGCCTGTTATGTTCATGGTTGCCGGGCTGGCCCTAGTAGTTGTTGTTCCGCTGGGCTTCAAATTCCTACCCAAGACTCCCGCACCGACCTCTTCCACGGAGCGCGGTGGATTCGGCGCATTGCTCAAGGCTCCGTACCTGGGTGCCAGCATCTTCTTTGCATTGGCTACGCTTGCAACTCTCTTTGCCTGGTACGGTCTGGGCACGTGGCTTCCCAACCTGATGCAGATGGCTGGCTATAACCTCGGCTCGGCACTGACCTTTGCCGTGGCCCTGAACTTGGGCGCCGTGGCGGGCTCGGTCATAACCGCCTGGGCGGGCGGCAGGTTTGGTCCGGTTCCCACCGGAGTGGTGGCTGCCGCAGTGGCTGCCGCAGCCTTGGCGGTCATCGTCACAGGTCCGCCTGTGGGAATTGTGTACGCCATGCTCGTGTTGGCAGGTGTCGGCACCCACGGCACCCAGTGCCTGATCATCGCCGCCGTTGCTACTCGATACCCCAGCCATCTGCGCGGCACGGCACTTGGTTGGGCGCTCGGCGTCGGCCGCATTGGTGCCGTGGCTGCTCCCCAGGTTGGTGGCGTACTGCTGGCCGCAGGGATGGGCGTCAACTCGAACTTCATGGCCTTCGCCGGCGCCGCAGCCGTCGCCGCCATCCTTCTCTGGGTCATCTCGGTGCGCATCAAAAGTACCCCGGAATCCACCCCCACTTCCTCCATCTCCACCTCTACCGTAGGAATCACCAATATTTAA